TCACGCGCGGGGTCGCGCACTGCGAGCGCTGGGTCGCCGGCGGCGTGCTGGCGGGCGTTGCGGGGGCGTGTCTCGTCGCGGCATTTGCCGGCGGCCTGTCGCAGCTTTTCGAAGGCATGGGCCAGGAACTGTTCAATGCCTCCGTCCTCGGAGTCGCCGTTGTGATGCTGACCTGGCACAATGTCTGGATGGCGCGCCACGGCCGGGAGATTGCCGTCGAGATGCGCGCGATCGGCCACGCGGTGGCCGAGGGCAGCAAGCCGCTATTGGCGCTGGCCGTCGTGGTCGGCGTCGCCGTGCTGCGCGAAGGCAGTGAGGTCGCGCTGTTTCTCTATGGCGTCGCGGCCTCCGACGGCGGTTCGGCCCTGGGTCTGACCATCGGCGGCTGCCTAGGCCTCTTGCTCGGCGCCGCGGTTTGCCTCGTGACCTATTTGGGCCTGGTGCGGATTCCGCCGCGCGCGCTGTTCGCAACGACGACGGTTCTGATCACCCTCCTCGCGGCGGGTATGGCGGCACAGGCCGTTGCTTTCCTGGAGCGCGCCAACTGGCTAACGTCGCTCGACACCGTCGTGTGGGACTCAGGCTGGCTGTTGTCCGAAGCCAGCATTCCCGGGCGCGCCTTGCACACGCTGATCGGCTATACCGATCAGCCGACGCAAATGCAGCTCTTGGTTTATATTGCCGTTATCACGATAACCATTTGGCTGATGTGGCTGACCGCGCAGGTGCGCGGCGACCACGCCGTTGCTGCGGGCTAGAGCGGGCCGGCGGCCAGAATTTGGAGACGACGAGATGCACCAGAGCCCGGCTCCGGTATGGTCAGGACCGATATCCGTTCGGCCAGCCCGCGCCCTGGTCCCCCCTGAACCCATTGTCCGCCGCTTACTCGCAGTCCTGCTCGGCCCTCGTCACCTTCTGCTGCGACGGTGCCGGCTCGGCCGCACCGGCCGTCGCCTTCTTCGACTGATCACTGGGCGCGGGGCGGGTCTGCTCGACTGTGCCTGCCGTCCGATCCGGCGACTGCTCGGAGGGAGCAGGCTTGGTTGCCTTTGATTGCTCGGCAGCGGTGGGCTGGCTCTGCATCTGGCGCTGCGCGTCTTCCGACGACGTTGCGGTATTCTCCGAGGCCTTGCTCATCGAAGATGTCGGCGGTTGCTGCTTGGAATCGGTTGCTGTGGAACCTGTGGTTTGTCCGGTATAGCCAGGGACATTCCCCGATCCTGCATCGCGGTTCATCGTGTTGCAGGGACCGGCATAAACGGAATTGGCGCTGAAGGCGAGCACCGCGCCCAAGATCATAAGCCTGTTAGTGATCATTACCCTTCTCCTTTGAGCTCTCTGAAGGATTGAACAAAAGTGAAGGGCCTTCCGTTCCGAGCGCGTAAGGACAACACCAGCATTGACGAGCGGCAGAGTTCCCCGACTTTGGATCGCACCAAGCGCCGAACGTGCAAGTGCGACTCAGGCTCGATGAAGACATGGCGCCAGCACATGGCCCGGCTGGATGGCGGGCAACGCCTAAAGACATTCGTTTCAACTCAAACGGCAGCTCCGGCCAGCAAGAAGGCGCCGCCAAGCGCGACCATCACAAGTCCAGGCCAATTCGATTTGATGCCAAAGCCGCCACCCGGTCTTTCAGGCTCCAGCGTGTCACGCCCGGAGCGAAGCCATCTTCCACCGCTGAATCGGCCTCGCCAGATTGGCTGAAACGCCATCTGGAGTACGCCGCCGAAGACAAGGAGCACACCAAGCCATATGAGGGTCATGCTCGCCTCCTCTACCAGCGAACGCCGAGAGGTTGCCCCGCCGAGAATCGTGGTCCATTCACGTCTGCCCGCTGCTCTCGGAATTCGAACGA
The DNA window shown above is from Bradyrhizobium sp. CB1650 and carries:
- a CDS encoding FTR1 family protein — encoded protein: MLAALVIVFREVFEAGLIVGIVLAVTRGVAHCERWVAGGVLAGVAGACLVAAFAGGLSQLFEGMGQELFNASVLGVAVVMLTWHNVWMARHGREIAVEMRAIGHAVAEGSKPLLALAVVVGVAVLREGSEVALFLYGVAASDGGSALGLTIGGCLGLLLGAAVCLVTYLGLVRIPPRALFATTTVLITLLAAGMAAQAVAFLERANWLTSLDTVVWDSGWLLSEASIPGRALHTLIGYTDQPTQMQLLVYIAVITITIWLMWLTAQVRGDHAVAAG